A single region of the Bacteroidota bacterium genome encodes:
- a CDS encoding ABC transporter permease, protein MRKIVFIIEKEFKQIFRNKIMVILIFAMPVIQLLILSYAADFEVKGINIFIDDMDSSPVSKNLISSIKNTRQFEVVGVSNYDDGLKLIEKNKADVIISIPDKFGRDITTGNTVKTAIVVDAINGSKAGVTLNYLQIILNQFVKDQLSAKYRLDQKFGIEIINRNWFNPTLNYKIFMVPGILVLLVTMISLFLSSMNIVREKELGTIEQLNVTPIKKYEFVLGKLLPFVVLGLVEFSIGILIAKLWFNIPIEGNMCTIYLFTLVYLTLVLGMGMFISTLTETQQQALFIAWFFSVIFILMSGLFTPIESMPVWAQKIADFNPIKYYVDVIRLVMLKGSTFLNVSKQFGIIVVYSIALNVFAIMNYRKTSG, encoded by the coding sequence ATGAGAAAAATAGTATTTATTATAGAAAAAGAATTCAAGCAAATATTCAGAAACAAAATAATGGTGATACTGATATTTGCAATGCCCGTAATTCAATTACTGATTCTTTCATATGCAGCTGATTTCGAAGTAAAAGGCATAAATATTTTCATTGACGACATGGATTCTTCACCGGTTTCTAAAAACCTGATTAGTTCCATAAAAAATACTAGGCAGTTCGAAGTTGTGGGTGTTTCAAATTACGATGATGGCTTAAAACTAATAGAGAAAAACAAGGCCGATGTTATAATCTCTATCCCTGATAAATTTGGCAGAGATATCACGACCGGTAATACAGTAAAAACAGCTATTGTTGTAGATGCGATAAATGGCTCCAAAGCAGGAGTAACACTAAATTATTTACAAATAATCTTAAATCAGTTTGTCAAAGATCAACTATCAGCTAAGTACAGGCTTGATCAAAAATTTGGAATTGAAATAATTAACCGTAACTGGTTTAACCCCACCCTTAATTACAAAATATTCATGGTTCCGGGAATACTTGTATTACTGGTGACAATGATTTCTCTTTTCCTCTCGTCAATGAATATAGTAAGAGAAAAAGAACTTGGTACAATAGAACAATTAAATGTTACTCCCATAAAAAAATACGAGTTTGTTTTAGGTAAATTATTACCCTTTGTAGTTTTAGGTTTAGTAGAATTCAGCATTGGAATTTTAATTGCGAAACTATGGTTCAATATACCAATAGAAGGCAATATGTGTACTATTTACCTTTTTACATTAGTCTATCTGACTCTGGTTCTGGGTATGGGAATGTTTATTTCTACTCTTACAGAAACGCAACAACAGGCACTGTTTATAGCATGGTTTTTCTCCGTTATTTTTATCCTGATGAGCGGTCTTTTTACTCCAATAGAAAGTATGCCTGTTTGGGCTCAAAAAATTGCCGACTTTAACCCTATAAAGTATTATGTAGATGTGATTAGGCTTGTTATGCTGAAAGGTAGTACATTCCTAAATGTCAGCAAACAATTTGGTATAATTGTAGTTTATTCTATTGCATTAAATGTATTTGCAATAATGAATTACAGAAAAACCAGCGGATAA
- a CDS encoding class I SAM-dependent methyltransferase, which yields MEWFSSWFDTPYYHQLYNNRDFSEAEKFMTNLLDHLNLKKDSTILDLACGKGRHSIFLNRKGFRVKGVDLSKQSIEAAKKYENDNLKFAVHDMRNKLNENFDAVFNLFTSFGYFEDDADDIAVLETIKNSMNSSSIAVIDFMNSEKVIKNLVNSEVQKRGNLDFHIKRYVEHNIIHKNIKFRDKGIDFDFTEKVKAIRLDKFKDYFNRTGLKLVKTFGNYDLEGFSPETSDRLIMILTK from the coding sequence ATGGAATGGTTCTCATCATGGTTCGACACACCCTATTATCACCAACTTTACAATAACCGTGATTTTAGCGAAGCTGAAAAGTTTATGACCAACTTACTGGATCATCTCAATTTAAAGAAGGATTCTACAATCCTTGATTTGGCTTGCGGTAAAGGGAGACATTCAATTTTTTTAAACAGAAAGGGATTCAGGGTTAAAGGTGTTGATCTGTCAAAACAGAGTATCGAGGCGGCAAAGAAATATGAAAATGACAATTTAAAATTTGCTGTTCACGACATGCGCAATAAACTGAATGAAAATTTCGATGCAGTTTTTAATCTTTTCACCAGCTTTGGTTATTTCGAAGACGATGCCGATGATATTGCAGTATTAGAAACTATTAAAAACTCAATGAACAGTAGTTCCATCGCTGTAATTGACTTTATGAATTCCGAAAAAGTAATAAAGAACCTGGTAAACTCTGAAGTCCAAAAAAGAGGCAACCTGGATTTTCATATAAAACGATATGTTGAACACAACATAATACATAAAAACATCAAATTTCGCGATAAGGGAATAGACTTTGATTTCACAGAAAAAGTAAAAGCTATAAGGCTTGATAAATTCAAAGACTACTTTAACAGGACAGGCCTAAAGTTAGTAAAGACTTTTGGCAATTATGATTTGGAAGGCTTTAGCCCTGAAACATCAGACAGACTAATAATGATATTGACAAAATGA
- a CDS encoding ZIP family metal transporter: protein MSYIILFSAVIIGVLIGELIKPQETLKKLFLTFSGAFLLAVTVFHILPEVYINGNEKIGFFIMLGVFIQILLEFISKGVEHAHVPNHHGHSHEKHSYTLPMFISISIHAFLEGAPVTDHAHHHHIIDEISNPVLLGVFIHKIPIASIIYVAFRENGYSKIISFLLIILFGLMTPAGSYLANKVPAVIQYSDQINAVVIGIFLHISTTILFESSSGHKFNSAKLLVITAATALVYFSY, encoded by the coding sequence ATGAGTTATATAATACTATTTTCGGCAGTAATAATTGGTGTATTAATAGGAGAGTTAATAAAACCACAGGAAACATTAAAGAAATTGTTTTTGACCTTTAGTGGTGCTTTTTTGCTTGCAGTTACTGTTTTTCATATTTTACCTGAAGTTTACATCAATGGAAATGAGAAAATTGGTTTCTTCATTATGCTCGGTGTTTTTATACAAATCCTATTAGAGTTTATCTCTAAAGGGGTAGAACATGCACATGTACCAAACCATCACGGACATTCTCATGAAAAACACTCTTATACACTGCCAATGTTTATCAGTATTTCTATTCATGCTTTTTTGGAAGGAGCTCCTGTTACAGATCACGCCCATCACCATCATATTATCGACGAGATTTCAAATCCCGTTTTATTAGGTGTTTTTATTCACAAAATCCCTATTGCATCAATAATTTATGTTGCGTTTAGAGAAAACGGCTATTCAAAAATTATTTCATTCCTACTTATAATTCTATTCGGCTTAATGACACCTGCCGGCAGTTATTTAGCAAATAAAGTACCGGCAGTAATCCAATATTCCGATCAAATTAACGCTGTTGTTATCGGTATTTTTCTTCATATAAGTACTACTATTCTTTTCGAGAGTTCATCAGGTCACAAATTTAATTCAGCTAAACTTTTAGTAATTACAGCGGCAACTGCTTTAGTTTATTTTTCATACTAA
- a CDS encoding DUF368 domain-containing protein, protein MKQKKANKKSFFLTMLKGIAMGTANKIPGVSGGAVAFVVGFYEELIYSLKRINRKAWGLLFKRGFSKFYDYINGRFLTALFSGTIISFFTVSQLLDILISHYELHVWAFFFGLILGSIYFVSMEFNDWNVKTIFSMLIGVAIGISFSFISASTENDNLLFVFFCGIISISGMTLPGLSGSFILMVIGNYVLLMVDSVNALYDIVYLSATLDFSWIDNAETIRLLKVLSVFIAGSVVGLISLSHILGYLLKKHHQTVIAQIIGIIVGSLGVVWPWKDKIFLRDELGNIMYLKNGKEIVAYYNAYFPDSLDYSTIMAIIMIILGIVIVVALERLKPKQIK, encoded by the coding sequence TTGAAGCAAAAAAAAGCCAATAAAAAATCTTTCTTTCTTACAATGCTGAAAGGTATCGCCATGGGTACGGCAAATAAAATCCCCGGAGTTTCGGGAGGTGCTGTGGCTTTCGTGGTTGGTTTTTATGAGGAACTGATATACTCACTGAAGAGAATTAACAGAAAAGCCTGGGGCCTACTATTCAAAAGAGGATTCTCAAAATTTTACGATTATATAAATGGTCGCTTTTTAACCGCTCTTTTTTCGGGAACCATAATCAGTTTTTTCACCGTTTCGCAACTGTTGGATATTTTAATTTCGCATTATGAGCTACATGTATGGGCTTTCTTTTTCGGTTTAATCCTCGGATCGATATATTTTGTTTCGATGGAGTTCAACGACTGGAATGTAAAAACCATATTCAGCATGCTAATAGGTGTTGCAATAGGCATCTCCTTTTCATTTATCAGTGCTTCAACCGAGAATGACAATTTATTATTTGTCTTTTTCTGTGGTATTATCAGTATATCAGGAATGACTCTCCCCGGTCTCTCCGGTTCCTTCATTCTTATGGTAATAGGAAATTATGTACTGCTTATGGTAGATTCCGTAAATGCACTTTACGATATAGTTTACCTCTCTGCTACACTTGATTTTTCATGGATTGATAATGCTGAAACTATAAGACTTTTAAAGGTATTAAGTGTATTTATCGCCGGTTCGGTAGTCGGATTAATTTCTCTGTCGCATATTTTAGGGTATTTACTTAAAAAGCACCATCAAACAGTTATTGCCCAAATAATAGGAATAATTGTCGGCAGTCTCGGTGTAGTTTGGCCCTGGAAAGACAAAATATTTCTACGGGATGAATTAGGAAATATTATGTACCTGAAAAACGGTAAGGAAATTGTTGCATACTACAATGCCTACTTCCCCGACAGTCTCGACTATTCAACGATAATGGCCATAATAATGATAATCCTGGGGATTGTTATAGTAGTAGCACTGGAAAGGCTAAAGCCAAAGCAGATAAAATAA
- a CDS encoding DUF3810 domain-containing protein, which yields MNKEKQQNEKKNNPLKRKLFSKISIGMVFTLFLLNQILFYIQPFSPESIYFDYTQGYFRIVTLVERIVFSIFPFSVGDLLYLFIVFVVFRTLFRIIISLYKRTYRKILIDSTDFIAMVALILLLVGTQWNWNYRQPSLVDKMNLNSESYDIEQLASFTKKLIRETAFTKENSNFDVFRDDNSSIIDISILGYERMAKKDDFYTYSYPSIKHSMFSKLLPYLGISGYYNPFTAEAQIAKGIPKVQIPFIVNHEIAHQLGIASEAEANFLGYLASKNNPLSSIQYSGNISLLMYCLADLKKNEYNKYDELKESIPQDVIDDIIEISEFWMSHRNEYRKYTDKGYDLFLKSNQQEDGLNSYNKVVSLAIFYSRKK from the coding sequence ATGAATAAGGAAAAACAGCAAAATGAGAAAAAGAATAATCCACTGAAGAGGAAACTATTCTCTAAAATTTCTATTGGAATGGTATTTACACTGTTCTTGTTAAATCAGATTCTATTTTATATTCAACCCTTTTCTCCCGAGAGTATTTATTTCGATTACACACAGGGATACTTCAGAATTGTAACTTTAGTTGAACGAATAGTTTTTAGCATATTCCCTTTCTCAGTTGGTGATTTACTATACCTGTTTATTGTATTCGTAGTTTTCCGGACTTTATTCAGGATAATAATTTCTCTGTACAAAAGAACCTATCGCAAAATCCTTATCGACTCAACCGACTTCATAGCTATGGTGGCTCTTATTCTATTACTGGTCGGAACACAGTGGAACTGGAATTACAGGCAGCCTTCATTAGTTGACAAAATGAACCTAAACAGCGAAAGCTATGATATTGAACAACTGGCATCGTTCACAAAAAAGCTCATAAGAGAAACCGCTTTCACAAAGGAGAATTCCAACTTTGATGTTTTTAGAGATGACAATAGTTCCATTATTGATATTTCTATTCTCGGTTATGAAAGGATGGCAAAAAAAGACGATTTCTACACTTACAGCTATCCGTCAATTAAACATTCAATGTTTTCAAAACTTCTTCCCTACCTTGGTATTTCGGGGTATTACAATCCGTTTACCGCTGAAGCCCAAATTGCAAAAGGAATACCAAAAGTACAGATACCTTTTATTGTAAATCACGAAATAGCACACCAACTAGGAATTGCCTCAGAAGCCGAAGCTAACTTTCTGGGTTATCTGGCATCAAAAAACAATCCCTTAAGCTCAATTCAGTATTCGGGAAACATAAGTCTGCTAATGTATTGCCTTGCTGATCTAAAGAAAAATGAATATAACAAATACGATGAGCTAAAAGAATCAATCCCGCAGGATGTTATTGATGATATTATAGAAATCTCAGAATTCTGGATGTCGCACAGAAATGAATACAGAAAATATACAGATAAAGGCTATGACCTCTTCCTTAAATCAAATCAGCAGGAAGATGGTTTAAATTCTTATAATAAGGTAGTATCTTTAGCTATATTTTATTCCAGAAAAAAATAA